One stretch of Sander lucioperca isolate FBNREF2018 chromosome 13, SLUC_FBN_1.2, whole genome shotgun sequence DNA includes these proteins:
- the arfip2b gene encoding arfaptin-2b isoform X10 translates to MVSGPNLNETSIVSGGYGGTAEGIIPTSSIKDLRMKSRQSSVPPSRSVFCHITSQSNEYQGSNMHHSSSSSSMTAEEVTRGVAVEKLETMKKWGFNTYKCTKQMISERFGRGSRTVDLELEAQIEVLRDTKKKYESVLRLARALTNHFYNMVQTQHALGDTFADLSQKSPELRDEFGYNAETQKLLCKNGETLLGAINFFVSSINTLVKKTMEDTLMTIKMYENARLEFDAYRSDLEELSLGPRDAVAMARIDAAQQQYQVQKDKYERLRSDVIIKLKFLEENKVKVMHKQLLLFHNAISAYFAGNQQQLEQTLKQFNIKLRPPGADKPSWLEEQ, encoded by the exons GGAGGAACAGCAGAGGGTATCATCCCCACCAGCTCAATCAAAG ATCTGCGTATGAAGTCCAGGCAAAGTAGCGTTCCCCCAAGCAGGTCTGTCTTCTGCCACATAACAAGCCAATCAAATGAATACCAAG GTTCAAACATgcaccacagcagcagcagctcgtCAATGACGGCAGAGGAAGTGACCCGCGGTGTGGCTGTGGAAAAACTAGAAACCATGAAGAAGTGGGGTTTCAACACTTACAAG TGTACAAAGCAAATGATCTCAGAGCGTTTTGGTCGGGGTTCCCGGACTGTGGACCTGGAGCTGGAGGCCCAGATTGAGGTGCTGAGAGACACTAAAAAGAAATATGAGAGTGTGCTGCGATTGGCCAGAGCGCTGACCAACCACTTCTACAACATGGTGCAGACGCAGCATGCGCTGGGTGACACCTTTGCTGACCTCAGTCAGAAATCTCCAGAGCTACGG GATGAGTTTGGCTACAATGCAGAGACTCAGAAGTTGCTGTGTAAGAACGGGGAGACTCTACTTGGTGCCATTAACTTCTTTGTGTCCAGCATCAACACACTGGTCAAGAAGACCATGGAGGACACCCTAATGACAATCAAGATGTATGAAAATGCCAG ACTGGAGTTTGATGCCTACCGGTCAGACCTGGAAGAACTGAGTCTGGGTCCGAGGGACGCTGTAGCCATGGCCCGCATAGATGCTGCTCAGCAACAGTACCAAGTCCAGAAGGACAAGTATGAACGCCTTCGCTCGGACGTCATCATTAAACTCAAGTTCCTGGAGGAGAATAAG gTGAAGGTGATGCATAAGCAGCTCCTCCTCTTCCATAATGCCATCTCAGCATACTTTGCTGGCAACCAGCAGCAGCTGGAGCAGACGCTGAAGCAGTTCAACATTAAGTTGAGGCCTCCAGGGGCTGACAAGCCCTCCTGGTTAGAGGAGCAGTGA
- the arfip2b gene encoding arfaptin-2b isoform X11, whose amino-acid sequence MKSRQSSVPPSRSVFCHITSQSNEYQGSNMHHSSSSSSMTAEEVTRGVAVEKLETMKKWGFNTYKCTKQMISERFGRGSRTVDLELEAQIEVLRDTKKKYESVLRLARALTNHFYNMVQTQHALGDTFADLSQKSPELRDEFGYNAETQKLLCKNGETLLGAINFFVSSINTLVKKTMEDTLMTIKMYENARLEFDAYRSDLEELSLGPRDAVAMARIDAAQQQYQVQKDKYERLRSDVIIKLKFLEENKVKVMHKQLLLFHNAISAYFAGNQQQLEQTLKQFNIKLRPPGADKPSWLEEQ is encoded by the exons ATGAAGTCCAGGCAAAGTAGCGTTCCCCCAAGCAGGTCTGTCTTCTGCCACATAACAAGCCAATCAAATGAATACCAAG GTTCAAACATgcaccacagcagcagcagctcgtCAATGACGGCAGAGGAAGTGACCCGCGGTGTGGCTGTGGAAAAACTAGAAACCATGAAGAAGTGGGGTTTCAACACTTACAAG TGTACAAAGCAAATGATCTCAGAGCGTTTTGGTCGGGGTTCCCGGACTGTGGACCTGGAGCTGGAGGCCCAGATTGAGGTGCTGAGAGACACTAAAAAGAAATATGAGAGTGTGCTGCGATTGGCCAGAGCGCTGACCAACCACTTCTACAACATGGTGCAGACGCAGCATGCGCTGGGTGACACCTTTGCTGACCTCAGTCAGAAATCTCCAGAGCTACGG GATGAGTTTGGCTACAATGCAGAGACTCAGAAGTTGCTGTGTAAGAACGGGGAGACTCTACTTGGTGCCATTAACTTCTTTGTGTCCAGCATCAACACACTGGTCAAGAAGACCATGGAGGACACCCTAATGACAATCAAGATGTATGAAAATGCCAG ACTGGAGTTTGATGCCTACCGGTCAGACCTGGAAGAACTGAGTCTGGGTCCGAGGGACGCTGTAGCCATGGCCCGCATAGATGCTGCTCAGCAACAGTACCAAGTCCAGAAGGACAAGTATGAACGCCTTCGCTCGGACGTCATCATTAAACTCAAGTTCCTGGAGGAGAATAAG gTGAAGGTGATGCATAAGCAGCTCCTCCTCTTCCATAATGCCATCTCAGCATACTTTGCTGGCAACCAGCAGCAGCTGGAGCAGACGCTGAAGCAGTTCAACATTAAGTTGAGGCCTCCAGGGGCTGACAAGCCCTCCTGGTTAGAGGAGCAGTGA